In Lewinellaceae bacterium, a single window of DNA contains:
- a CDS encoding VCBS repeat-containing protein, translated as MKNHTVLLTSMLFLLLGIAATLQAQENPMPEFADPVSNPFGLVSPSDLSNAIIRLKLVDINHDGKLEAFVRSATNGTSGNLPQDLWYFENDGSNENPRFVFEDAYPFGIPGPGPDWIHQFVDIDGDGLEDLFFTSFALNNPVKMLSNHGSLQGPDFEGDFEENPYGISLPVSDAGNDVLDGVMPNFVDIDADGDYDLFYSGLFLNSGAPSAFYFSWNEDLSGNGTAPLFTLPEKNPFGLVYPSEINNLWRIKFVDADCDGDQDFYLFGFPGPSFFYFENTGTPFLPDFSAGPQNSIEFFPFTGDFLDIGGDGDLDLISVVGHEILFYENLSAPEMVDFNYTQDGLALEFTGNSSDNATSWLWDFGDGTASDLQNPQHIYSQNGAYAVCLTARGDLPCSNTICDTVYAPVFPWHETPVPNPFGLNGLPPFSLNRFRDFDNDGTLEAFTFTMTGGNQLYENTGDNAAPQFELEATNPFGIPPFVNAAEGFPFDFIDINGDGNLDIFLASFRAENPLLFLENTGTPGQPWFGDSQVQSNPFGFVQPTSDSFPNQHLGGFSWPTFVDIDADNDYDLFFSGQFAQPDNPVFDENIYFYRNDDPSGTCTDPRFTGPIKNPFNLEPPVFVPDANIVSRFVDTDCDGDWDLFLTYAGTLIAYFENTGAPDNPDFSGPPVIWWASNQPRPVGFNSFVFGDWMDIGGDRDMDYISGAERGIFYENISDGAMACQGPVKVGTTESHLDAHLLLYPTPAHDMLGISLQSNEPLGGLEVEIFDMLGRRAKRLSRQPVSNMLQETISLNGLTVGAYIVRISSKGKSIARRFVRME; from the coding sequence ATGAAAAATCATACTGTACTGCTGACTTCGATGCTGTTCCTCTTGTTGGGAATAGCGGCAACGCTTCAGGCCCAGGAAAACCCCATGCCTGAATTTGCCGACCCTGTATCCAACCCGTTCGGTTTGGTATCGCCTTCCGACCTGAGTAATGCCATCATCCGGCTTAAACTGGTGGACATTAACCACGATGGCAAACTGGAAGCATTCGTGCGTTCGGCCACCAATGGTACCTCGGGTAATCTGCCACAGGACCTCTGGTACTTTGAAAATGACGGCAGTAATGAGAACCCAAGGTTTGTATTTGAGGATGCTTACCCTTTTGGCATCCCCGGCCCCGGGCCGGACTGGATCCATCAGTTCGTGGATATAGATGGAGATGGCCTGGAAGACCTCTTTTTCACCAGCTTTGCTCTCAATAACCCCGTGAAGATGCTGAGTAACCATGGGTCGCTGCAAGGACCTGATTTCGAAGGAGATTTTGAAGAAAACCCCTACGGGATCAGCTTGCCGGTTTCGGACGCAGGCAATGATGTGCTCGATGGAGTCATGCCGAACTTCGTCGATATCGATGCTGACGGCGATTACGACCTGTTTTACTCCGGGCTATTCTTAAATAGCGGAGCCCCTTCTGCCTTTTATTTCTCCTGGAACGAAGATCTTTCCGGCAATGGCACCGCCCCTCTATTTACACTTCCTGAAAAGAACCCTTTCGGATTGGTTTATCCCTCCGAGATCAACAATCTTTGGCGGATCAAATTTGTGGATGCAGATTGTGACGGCGACCAGGATTTCTACCTGTTCGGATTTCCGGGGCCCAGTTTTTTTTACTTTGAAAATACCGGCACCCCTTTTTTGCCTGACTTTAGCGCCGGCCCGCAAAATTCTATAGAATTTTTCCCTTTCACCGGCGATTTTCTGGATATTGGCGGCGACGGAGATTTGGACTTGATAAGTGTCGTTGGCCACGAAATCTTGTTCTACGAAAACCTAAGCGCTCCGGAGATGGTAGACTTCAACTACACCCAGGACGGCCTTGCCCTCGAGTTCACCGGCAACTCTTCAGACAACGCTACCTCGTGGCTCTGGGACTTCGGCGACGGGACTGCCTCCGATCTTCAGAACCCCCAGCATATCTACTCCCAGAACGGCGCCTACGCAGTGTGCCTCACCGCCCGGGGCGATCTGCCGTGCAGCAACACAATCTGTGACACGGTGTACGCCCCTGTCTTCCCCTGGCACGAAACCCCTGTTCCCAATCCGTTTGGATTGAACGGTTTACCCCCCTTTTCTCTGAACCGATTTAGAGATTTCGATAATGACGGCACGCTGGAGGCTTTTACTTTTACCATGACAGGAGGGAACCAGCTTTATGAGAATACCGGAGACAATGCTGCACCCCAATTTGAATTGGAAGCCACAAACCCATTCGGCATACCACCGTTTGTGAATGCAGCAGAAGGATTCCCTTTTGACTTTATAGATATTAACGGTGATGGGAACCTGGATATATTTTTGGCCTCCTTTAGGGCGGAAAACCCATTGCTTTTCCTCGAAAATACCGGCACTCCCGGACAGCCCTGGTTCGGGGATTCACAAGTGCAATCCAACCCCTTCGGATTTGTGCAACCTACTTCCGATTCCTTTCCCAATCAGCATTTGGGAGGGTTTTCATGGCCTACTTTTGTAGACATAGATGCGGACAATGACTATGACCTGTTCTTCAGTGGACAATTCGCACAGCCAGACAATCCGGTCTTTGATGAAAATATATATTTCTACCGAAATGATGACCCTTCCGGCACCTGTACTGATCCACGGTTTACAGGTCCGATCAAAAATCCTTTTAACCTGGAACCTCCCGTGTTTGTCCCGGATGCTAATATAGTCTCCCGTTTTGTAGATACAGACTGTGATGGCGACTGGGATCTTTTTTTGACTTACGCTGGTACCCTAATCGCTTATTTTGAAAATACGGGCGCTCCTGATAACCCGGATTTTTCCGGGCCTCCAGTGATCTGGTGGGCCAGTAACCAGCCTCGTCCTGTTGGGTTTAACAGTTTTGTCTTTGGTGATTGGATGGATATTGGCGGGGACCGTGATATGGATTACATCAGTGGAGCAGAGCGAGGCATTTTTTATGAGAATATTTCAGATGGCGCCATGGCCTGCCAGGGGCCTGTTAAAGTCGGCACAACAGAATCCCATCTCGACGCCCACTTATTGCTTTATCCCACCCCTGCCCACGACATGTTAGGCATCAGCCTCCAATCTAATGAACCTTTAGGCGGGCTGGAAGTCGAAATTTTCGATATGCTGGGACGAAGAGCCAAGAGGCTAAGCCGGCAACCAGTCAGCAATATGTTGCAGGAAACCATTTCCTTGAATGGCCTGACGGTTGGCGCCTACATCGTCAGGATCAGTTCGAAGGGCAAATCCATCGCCCGGAGGTTCGTCAGGATGGAATAG
- a CDS encoding DUF4287 domain-containing protein, translating to MDKAAKTMIANLEKNTGKPLAEWVAIVQSSGLSKHGEIIKFLKSEHGFTHGFANLVAHEARGSAAANLAETVDLVAEQYKGKENLRPMYDKLMKEVGKFGKDVEIAPKKAYVSLRRNKQFAILQPSTKTRLDIGLNLKDAEPQGKLEAAGSWNSMCSHRIRAADLKDIDAEVVKWLKMAYDNS from the coding sequence ATGGACAAAGCAGCAAAAACAATGATCGCCAACCTGGAAAAGAACACCGGCAAGCCGCTGGCGGAATGGGTGGCCATAGTGCAATCCTCCGGCCTTTCCAAGCACGGCGAGATCATCAAATTCCTGAAATCGGAACACGGCTTCACCCACGGCTTCGCCAACCTCGTGGCTCATGAAGCCAGGGGTTCCGCCGCCGCCAACCTGGCCGAAACGGTCGACCTCGTGGCCGAGCAATACAAAGGCAAGGAAAACCTCCGCCCGATGTACGACAAACTCATGAAAGAGGTGGGGAAATTCGGAAAGGATGTAGAAATCGCCCCGAAAAAGGCCTACGTCAGCTTGCGGCGGAACAAGCAGTTCGCCATCCTGCAGCCCTCCACCAAAACCCGGCTCGACATCGGGCTGAACCTGAAAGATGCGGAACCGCAGGGCAAGCTGGAAGCCGCCGGGAGCTGGAACAGCATGTGTTCTCACCGCATCCGCGCCGCGGATTTGAAGGATATCGATGCCGAGGTGGTGAAGTGGCTGAAAATGGCGTATGATAACTCGTGA
- a CDS encoding SRPBCC domain-containing protein yields the protein MKKLLFFLLSLLLVSCNVLTKQGRPETGKVIDASVKKDNGQWVQRHEIVVEGTIEEVWNYYADNQELATHVAPIIEVELKNGGKWEASYNLKAKIGDPNNFINEVINVIPFEQFTTKGVRVPKGLYRDEAMQALRATMKFEEAGKGKVKVSAILTGWGQIEDEEYREKVWRMAGASNPEILKCLFVRMTQGPLDWGKVLSRN from the coding sequence ATGAAAAAATTATTATTCTTCCTCCTGTCTTTGCTATTGGTTTCCTGCAATGTCCTGACGAAGCAGGGCCGCCCTGAAACAGGGAAGGTAATAGATGCTTCCGTAAAAAAGGACAATGGGCAATGGGTGCAGCGGCACGAAATAGTTGTCGAAGGCACCATCGAGGAGGTATGGAATTACTACGCCGATAACCAGGAACTGGCCACACATGTGGCGCCCATTATCGAGGTAGAGCTTAAAAATGGCGGGAAATGGGAAGCCTCCTATAATTTAAAAGCAAAGATAGGCGACCCGAATAACTTCATCAACGAGGTCATCAACGTCATCCCTTTCGAACAGTTTACGACCAAGGGCGTGCGGGTGCCGAAGGGGCTGTACCGGGACGAAGCCATGCAGGCTCTTCGGGCTACGATGAAGTTTGAAGAAGCAGGAAAAGGAAAAGTAAAGGTGAGTGCCATCCTAACCGGCTGGGGGCAAATAGAGGACGAGGAATATCGGGAAAAGGTTTGGCGAATGGCAGGAGCATCCAACCCTGAGATTCTGAAGTGTTTGTTCGTCCGGATGACACAAGGGCCGCTGGACTGGGGAAAAGTGTTGAGCAGAAATTGA
- a CDS encoding AraC family transcriptional regulator → MNNINSGNTQWLTFLLAAAALHGLWLAGLLFAKNEGRQGLKLLAAAFVLVSLYLLNYLFFLTGFIRSTPHLLGVFYPLFFLIGPCFYFFVRHSLAPDFRFGWAHLWHLLLPVAAFFDTLELYALPAATKLKAIDVILSGEWKLSWLDLLLSSGFLVQLIVYVAAAWWLAWRFEHRQDGPPNQRNARWYRQFCLGFLIFLLLDLAARASLFALEIDGPVMEMVVASLLALAIQLAGYRAIGRLGDFPKILPALAGENGNGKYKTSPLTPEQMEAHQDELLSLMKREQPHLDASLKISGLAERLGIPSHHLSQVLNEGMETNFYDFVNSYRVEAAKRRLKDENYRHYSILAIGLECGFANKTTFNRTFKKMTGLTPSEYMAEEKEAMK, encoded by the coding sequence ATGAATAACATCAACTCCGGCAATACGCAATGGCTTACCTTCCTGCTGGCGGCGGCGGCCCTGCATGGCCTCTGGCTGGCTGGTTTGCTCTTTGCCAAAAACGAAGGCCGGCAGGGCTTGAAGCTGCTGGCCGCCGCCTTCGTCCTGGTCTCGCTGTACCTGCTGAACTACTTGTTTTTCCTCACCGGGTTTATTCGTTCCACTCCGCATTTGCTGGGTGTTTTTTATCCGTTGTTTTTTCTCATCGGCCCCTGTTTTTACTTTTTTGTCCGACATTCCCTGGCGCCGGATTTTCGCTTCGGGTGGGCCCACCTGTGGCACCTCCTGTTGCCGGTTGCCGCCTTTTTTGACACGCTGGAGCTTTACGCCCTGCCGGCAGCCACAAAATTGAAGGCAATTGACGTCATCCTTTCCGGCGAATGGAAACTGAGCTGGCTCGACCTCCTGCTCAGCAGTGGTTTTCTGGTGCAACTTATCGTATATGTGGCTGCGGCCTGGTGGCTAGCCTGGCGTTTTGAACACCGGCAGGACGGCCCGCCGAACCAACGCAACGCCCGCTGGTACCGCCAGTTTTGCCTGGGGTTCCTGATATTTCTTTTGCTGGACCTGGCGGCCAGGGCCTCTCTTTTCGCCCTGGAAATAGATGGCCCGGTGATGGAAATGGTGGTTGCATCGCTGCTGGCCCTGGCCATTCAGTTGGCTGGTTATCGGGCTATCGGGCGCCTGGGAGACTTTCCAAAAATACTGCCCGCCCTGGCAGGGGAAAACGGCAATGGCAAATACAAAACCTCGCCGCTCACCCCCGAACAGATGGAAGCCCACCAGGATGAATTGCTGTCTCTGATGAAAAGGGAACAACCCCACCTCGACGCCTCCCTCAAGATATCCGGCCTGGCCGAACGCCTCGGCATTCCCTCCCACCACCTTTCGCAAGTGCTCAACGAGGGCATGGAAACCAATTTTTACGATTTCGTGAACAGCTACCGGGTAGAGGCGGCCAAACGGCGGCTGAAGGATGAAAACTACCGCCATTACAGTATCCTCGCCATCGGCCTGGAGTGTGGGTTTGCCAATAAAACGACCTTTAACCGGACATTCAAAAAAATGACGGGGTTGACGCCGTCGGAGTATATGGCAGAAGAAAAGGAGGCCATGAAGTGA
- a CDS encoding CRTAC1 family protein codes for MDARYLPFPFGALVLLLVLLPLSLGAQLFTQAADAGEAVTDNLPTVGGSWNDLDNDGYPELLITGFDGARNNRLYLNGQDGSYSTLFNSPFTQTPGIWGSVLGLLGDYDNDGDEDVMLCSYRDNAGQKLPLWLLRNSGAPDYELSPDTAFSSPNGSYPTATWVDYDLDGDLDFFAGAANGSTDLFYRNDGPGAFTRMDTLSFLKFRSGFITHDSWIDLDEDGDLDLYIANYSAPNANTFHRSMLKETGDPNYFVLTEIEGLTGTAGANIGVNWVDYDNDGDLDIYLNHYNARDRFFRNDGNLVFTEITGQPMLDVSAYTNFNIWADFDNDGRLDLALAHQLGGSSKGKIYLNQESGFTLLSSEEAGDISTTTIAQAQSAGLADHDLDGDVDIYVANTVSASTSAPNFLFRNETGNQNNWLQVKLKGVESNRNGYGSRVFVTAVINGDTVRQMRYASGGTASYSFQESTRLHFGLGDAEEVISVEVHWLSGTVDVCTGLAANRQIEIEEGSCLASGVNESLEEEGGFQWLNLYPNPGSATLACTVIFKRTTRLFWRLVDENGRTCLSGSSIFPEGQYRIPLQAGDLPAGRYTVELWVGRNKKAWPWVKGR; via the coding sequence ATGGACGCTCGTTATCTACCCTTCCCGTTTGGGGCCCTGGTGCTACTGTTGGTCCTACTCCCACTCTCCCTCGGCGCTCAACTATTCACCCAGGCTGCTGATGCCGGCGAGGCCGTCACCGACAACCTGCCCACCGTTGGCGGCAGCTGGAACGATCTGGACAATGACGGCTACCCGGAACTGCTCATCACCGGCTTTGACGGCGCCCGCAACAACCGGCTGTACCTCAACGGGCAGGATGGCTCCTACTCCACCCTGTTCAATTCGCCTTTCACCCAAACGCCCGGCATCTGGGGCAGCGTGCTCGGCCTGCTCGGCGATTACGACAACGACGGCGACGAGGATGTCATGCTGTGCAGCTACCGGGACAATGCCGGCCAGAAGCTGCCGCTCTGGCTCCTGAGAAACAGCGGCGCCCCGGATTATGAACTCTCCCCGGACACTGCGTTTAGCTCACCCAACGGCAGCTATCCCACCGCGACCTGGGTGGATTATGACCTGGACGGCGACCTCGACTTCTTCGCCGGGGCAGCCAACGGCTCCACCGACCTGTTCTACCGCAACGATGGCCCCGGCGCCTTTACAAGAATGGATACCCTGTCTTTCCTGAAGTTCCGCTCCGGCTTCATCACGCACGACAGCTGGATCGACCTCGACGAGGACGGCGACCTCGACCTGTACATCGCCAATTACTCCGCGCCCAACGCCAATACTTTTCACCGGTCTATGCTCAAGGAAACCGGCGACCCCAATTACTTTGTCCTAACTGAGATTGAAGGCCTCACCGGCACAGCCGGCGCCAACATCGGCGTCAACTGGGTCGACTACGACAACGACGGCGACCTCGATATCTACCTCAACCACTACAACGCCCGGGATCGCTTCTTCCGCAACGACGGAAACCTCGTTTTCACCGAGATCACTGGCCAGCCCATGCTCGATGTCAGTGCCTACACCAACTTCAATATCTGGGCAGACTTCGACAACGACGGGCGGCTCGACCTGGCCCTGGCCCACCAACTGGGCGGCTCTTCCAAAGGCAAGATTTACCTCAACCAGGAAAGCGGCTTCACGTTGTTGAGCAGCGAAGAGGCCGGAGATATCAGTACGACTACCATCGCCCAGGCCCAGTCCGCCGGCCTGGCCGACCACGACCTGGACGGGGATGTGGACATCTATGTGGCCAATACGGTTTCTGCGTCTACATCAGCCCCTAATTTTCTGTTCCGCAACGAAACCGGCAATCAGAACAACTGGCTTCAGGTGAAGCTGAAAGGCGTGGAGAGCAACCGCAACGGCTACGGTTCCAGAGTATTTGTCACCGCTGTCATCAATGGCGATACGGTGCGGCAGATGCGGTATGCCTCCGGCGGCACGGCGAGCTATTCCTTCCAGGAAAGCACCCGGTTGCATTTCGGGCTGGGCGACGCGGAGGAGGTGATTTCAGTAGAAGTGCACTGGCTCTCCGGGACGGTGGACGTTTGCACCGGTTTAGCCGCCAACCGGCAGATCGAGATAGAGGAAGGAAGCTGCCTCGCCAGTGGGGTAAACGAAAGCCTGGAGGAGGAAGGCGGCTTTCAATGGCTTAATCTATATCCAAATCCGGGAAGCGCGACCCTGGCCTGCACTGTTATTTTTAAAAGGACAACCCGCCTGTTTTGGAGGCTGGTTGATGAAAATGGCCGAACCTGCCTGTCCGGCAGCTCGATCTTTCCCGAAGGACAATATCGAATACCCCTTCAAGCTGGGGACCTTCCCGCCGGGAGATACACCGTCGAGCTTTGGGTGGGGCGGAATAAAAAGGCCTGGCCTTGGGTGAAGGGCAGGTAA
- a CDS encoding DUF4058 family protein, producing the protein MPSPFPGMDPYLEGYLWPDVHNSLAYLIKVQLISRLADPYVVHLNTYTVEDTSPEEDVGIMYPDVEVFRKADVAKEPVGAYEPPVTPETIVLPAIKNIEARIPVVEIKDRKSNQLITAIEILSPVNKRKPGLLPYREKRERLHYAGVHLVEIDLLRRGERPFGHPYLPQSHYLICLLRAGIGTTQVWAVDVKDPLPVIPIPLKQPDKDSLLDLGKAFKDVYEQGAFERSVNYSEAPPPPAFTEEELEWMKELGVMAQK; encoded by the coding sequence ATGCCCTCTCCCTTTCCCGGTATGGACCCCTATCTCGAAGGGTATCTCTGGCCCGATGTCCACAATAGCCTCGCCTATTTGATAAAGGTGCAACTGATTTCCCGGCTTGCTGATCCTTATGTTGTTCATCTGAATACTTATACGGTCGAGGATACCTCCCCGGAGGAGGATGTTGGAATCATGTATCCGGACGTGGAAGTTTTTCGTAAGGCCGACGTGGCGAAGGAACCAGTCGGCGCTTATGAGCCGCCGGTAACGCCGGAAACCATTGTCCTTCCAGCCATAAAAAATATAGAAGCCCGCATTCCCGTCGTAGAAATCAAGGATAGGAAAAGCAATCAACTCATCACGGCCATCGAGATTTTATCGCCGGTCAATAAGCGCAAGCCGGGGCTGCTCCCTTACCGGGAAAAACGAGAACGGCTGCATTATGCCGGGGTACACCTGGTGGAAATCGACCTGCTCCGGCGGGGCGAACGGCCGTTCGGACACCCCTATTTGCCCCAATCGCATTACCTGATCTGCCTGCTCCGGGCCGGCATCGGCACAACCCAGGTTTGGGCGGTGGATGTGAAGGATCCGCTGCCGGTTATCCCCATTCCTTTGAAGCAACCGGATAAAGACAGTTTGCTGGACCTGGGAAAGGCTTTCAAAGACGTGTATGAGCAGGGGGCTTTTGAACGGTCTGTCAATTATAGCGAAGCCCCGCCGCCGCCCGCTTTTACCGAGGAAGAGCTGGAGTGGATGAAGGAGCTGGGAGTGATGGCCCAAAAATAA
- a CDS encoding T9SS type A sorting domain-containing protein, which produces MKAYHLKLCILFPLLLFFFESPCQEWANSWAGPFLKQSGRDIVALPNGNFMAAGRAIEGSYDGFGFFTPSEADIFLLEINPQGDTVRSIFIRNRALGTLELVSVLETTTDNGFILAGQFRDDAGDQDLLAIRIDGAGNKVWEKTYDFESREDFNEIIRAVDGGFVLVGSYWGSAGNHTGFALKIDEGGNLLWQRDLVWATGRASSALAAEQLANGDLLIGGRGELSNGATEGGYLLKTDKDGELIWSKEYGAVSFVNAIAAMPGGSICLGVFSDFDFITSKYQIMKTDAEGNTAWLNSYPSGGFDLSIFLKRVAPDKIAFVGNSLIYSEGGGNVEDSYAFFGVVDTMGNLLSAQAYEPAESSESLASIALSTDGCLAAMGTSTDTAAGSEPRLFCVGLQCFEPLTAVNSALAATIPGLRITPNPTDGPCFIEVPEGGPFSEGRLSIFDETGRMILSKTARMQRVEISTAGWPPGVYHLLWKTEKEAFSGQIVKQ; this is translated from the coding sequence ATGAAAGCGTATCACTTAAAATTATGCATTCTATTTCCCCTGTTGCTGTTTTTCTTCGAGAGTCCATGCCAGGAGTGGGCCAATTCCTGGGCAGGTCCGTTTCTCAAACAATCCGGGCGAGATATTGTCGCGCTGCCCAACGGCAATTTCATGGCCGCCGGCAGGGCGATCGAAGGAAGTTATGATGGCTTTGGTTTTTTCACACCGAGTGAAGCCGATATTTTTTTGCTGGAGATAAATCCTCAGGGCGACACCGTACGGAGTATTTTCATCAGAAACAGAGCGTTGGGCACTTTGGAACTGGTGTCGGTTTTGGAAACCACAACCGACAATGGCTTTATCCTGGCCGGGCAGTTCAGGGATGATGCAGGCGATCAGGATCTGCTGGCCATCAGGATCGATGGGGCCGGCAACAAGGTCTGGGAAAAAACTTATGACTTCGAGTCCAGGGAGGATTTCAATGAGATCATCCGGGCAGTTGACGGTGGTTTTGTCCTGGTGGGATCATACTGGGGAAGCGCAGGCAACCACACCGGTTTCGCCCTGAAGATCGACGAAGGCGGCAACCTACTGTGGCAAAGAGATTTAGTTTGGGCAACCGGCCGGGCTAGTTCCGCATTGGCGGCCGAACAGCTCGCCAATGGAGACCTGCTGATCGGCGGCAGGGGAGAATTGTCTAACGGCGCAACCGAGGGCGGCTACCTTCTGAAAACTGATAAGGACGGCGAGCTCATCTGGAGTAAAGAATATGGAGCCGTTTCCTTTGTCAACGCCATCGCCGCCATGCCCGGCGGCTCTATCTGCCTGGGCGTATTTTCGGACTTTGATTTTATCACTTCCAAATATCAGATCATGAAAACGGATGCGGAAGGCAACACTGCCTGGCTCAATAGCTATCCATCCGGCGGGTTCGACCTGAGTATTTTCCTGAAAAGGGTGGCTCCGGATAAAATTGCCTTTGTTGGCAATTCTTTGATCTATTCGGAAGGGGGGGGCAATGTAGAAGATTCCTACGCCTTCTTCGGAGTGGTTGATACCATGGGCAACCTCTTGTCTGCTCAAGCCTACGAACCTGCGGAGAGTTCGGAATCATTGGCCAGCATAGCGCTGAGTACGGATGGCTGCCTGGCAGCAATGGGTACGAGCACCGATACGGCCGCCGGTTCGGAGCCTCGCCTGTTTTGCGTTGGGCTTCAATGTTTTGAACCACTAACTGCCGTCAACTCCGCTTTGGCGGCTACCATCCCCGGGCTGCGCATAACGCCCAACCCCACCGACGGGCCGTGTTTCATCGAAGTGCCGGAAGGCGGGCCGTTTTCCGAAGGCCGTCTGTCCATCTTTGATGAGACTGGAAGGATGATCCTGTCGAAAACGGCAAGGATGCAGAGGGTGGAAATTTCCACTGCCGGTTGGCCGCCGGGGGTATATCACTTACTTTGGAAGACGGAAAAAGAGGCATTCTCCGGGCAGATTGTGAAACAGTGA
- a CDS encoding alkaline phosphatase family protein — protein MMKIKLLLFLTGTILLACQNSGPSSEAPKTAVTRIAFGSCAHQDKELPLLNVAAGLNPDVFLFLGDNIYGDTRDMDTLRAKYAKLAAKAEFQNLTGQTRVLAVWDDHDYGENDAGRHYPFKAESKEIFLDFWKVPADSDRRQHEGIYGVETLQTEGHLIQFILLDTRTFRDDLILRDSTDTVFKNDYVPNQNPDSTFLGEAQWEWLEKQLSTEADIRIIATSNQFSHAYNGWESWTNVPHERQRMIDLIRKTKANGVLFLSGDVHWGEISKLEVAGGYPLYDVTSSGITQTWDVIEPNGNRIGEAVPQNNIGLVEIQAAGDSTLLILSLYDAAGKAVVKHKVGLAELSF, from the coding sequence ATGATGAAAATAAAGCTCCTCCTCTTTCTTACGGGCACAATTCTCCTGGCCTGTCAGAACAGTGGGCCTTCCTCGGAAGCCCCGAAAACTGCCGTCACCCGCATCGCCTTCGGCTCCTGCGCCCACCAGGATAAGGAACTGCCATTGCTGAACGTGGCCGCCGGCCTCAACCCGGATGTATTCCTCTTCCTGGGCGACAACATCTACGGCGATACCCGCGATATGGATACCCTGCGCGCCAAATACGCCAAACTGGCCGCCAAAGCGGAATTCCAAAACCTGACCGGCCAAACCCGGGTGCTCGCCGTGTGGGACGACCACGACTACGGCGAGAACGACGCCGGGCGTCACTATCCCTTCAAAGCGGAATCCAAAGAAATTTTCCTGGATTTCTGGAAAGTGCCCGCTGATTCGGACCGCCGCCAGCATGAAGGTATTTATGGTGTAGAAACCTTGCAAACAGAAGGCCATTTGATACAATTCATCCTGCTGGACACCCGCACTTTCCGGGACGACCTCATCCTCCGGGATTCCACCGATACGGTTTTCAAGAACGACTACGTGCCCAACCAGAACCCCGACAGCACCTTCCTGGGCGAAGCGCAATGGGAGTGGCTGGAAAAGCAACTCTCCACCGAAGCGGATATCCGCATCATTGCCACCAGCAACCAGTTCAGCCACGCCTACAACGGCTGGGAAAGCTGGACCAACGTACCCCACGAACGGCAACGGATGATCGACCTGATCCGAAAGACAAAAGCCAACGGCGTGCTCTTCCTCTCCGGCGATGTGCACTGGGGAGAGATCTCCAAACTGGAAGTGGCCGGCGGCTATCCCCTCTACGACGTCACCTCCAGCGGCATCACCCAAACCTGGGATGTCATCGAGCCCAACGGCAACCGCATCGGCGAGGCGGTTCCGCAAAATAATATAGGACTGGTCGAAATTCAGGCCGCCGGGGATTCCACACTGCTTATCCTGTCTCTTTACGATGCGGCCGGCAAGGCAGTGGTGAAGCATAAGGTTGGACTAGCGGAGCTTTCTTTTTAA